In Fusobacterium sp., the genomic stretch TATATAGTTTCAAGTGTCTGTTGAAAAAGATAGATACACAGCTTGGTAAGAATAGCTGCGGGGGTACACCTGGTCCCATACCGAACCCAGAAGTTAAGCTCGTAAACGCTGAAAGTACTTGGAGGGAAGCCTCCCGGGAGGATAGGTACTTGCCAAGCTTTTTAATTAAAAGTAAATAGTTTATATATGCTTAGTGAAAATAGCTATGGAGGTACACCTGGTCCCATACCGAACCCAGAAGTTAAGCCCATAAACGCTGAAAGTACTTGGAGGGAAGCTTTCTGGGAGGATAGGAATTTGCTAAGCTTTTTTAATTGTTATATATAAAAAATATAGTAACTATTATTAAGTAATATGATTTTTAATAAAATAAGTAAAAAGTTAATAAATTTAATCAAAAAATGAAAAAAAGAGTTCCATTTTGTTGGAATTCTTTTATTTTTTGAAAACTGTTTTTCATTCTTTAAATATGATATGAAGAATGATATTAATGAAGTCATTTGAATTCTTTAAACATTAAAAATATGTATCATTTATTAGTAAAAAAACTATTTAGTTTTGATAGTTTCTATGTTATTATAATATAAATAGAATTAAAATCTTACACAATTAAATGAGGAGGGGTCAAAAAATGATATGTAAAGATAATATTGGGTTTAAAGAACTAAAAAGTTATATATCAACATTTGAGGATAAAAAAAGTGCTCTTATTATAGTTCTACACAAAGCTCAAGAAATTTTTGGATATATTCCAACTGAAGTCCAGGAATTCATAGCTGAGAAATTGGAAATTCCAGTAGCAAAAGTATATGGGGTAGTAAGTTTTTATAACTTCTTTTCTATGGAGCCAAAGGGAAAATATCAAATATCTGTATGTACAGGTACAGCATGCTATGTTAGAGGAGCAGGGAAAGTTCTAGAGAATCTTGAAAAAGAACTTGATATAGGAGTAGGAGGAGTTACTAAAGATGGACTTTTCTCTCTTGATTGTTTAAGATGTGTGGGAGCATGTGGATTAGCTCCAGTAGTTATTGTTGGTAAGGAAGTTCATGGAAAGGTAAAACCAACTGATATAAAAAAATTAATTGAAACTTATATGGAAAAGGAAAGACAAGAGAACGCTTAAATTTGGGGAAATACAAGTAATTATTCAGGAGGGACTAATGAACTGCAATAAGAAAATTTTGATATGTGGCGGAACAGGTTGCTTATCATCTAAAAGCGATGAGATAAAGATAAACTTAGAAAAATATATAGCTGAGTATAATGTGAAAGATGTAGAAGTGGTTCTTACAGGATGTTTTGGTTTTTGTGAAAAAGGACCAATAGTAAAAATAATACCTGAAAATACATTCTATATAGAAGTAAAACCAGAAGATGCAGAAGAAATAATCAAGATAGATATAATAGATGGGGAAAAAATAGAAAGATTACTTTATGTAGATCCTAAAACTGAAGAACGTATTCATGACTCTAAAGATATGGAATTCTATCAAAAACAAGAAAGAAGAGCTCTTAAAAATTGTGGAGTTATTGACCCTGAAAATATAGATGATTTCTTGAAAAATGATGGATATAAGGGAATAGAAAAAGTTTTAAAGACTATGAGTAATAGGGATGTAATAAAGGAGATATTTGCTTCTGGACTTAGAGGAAGAGGAGGAGGAGGATTCCTTACTGGTATCAAATGGGAGATTGCCTCTAATATAAAAGATGAACAAAAATATATTGTATGTAATGCTGATGAGGGAGACCCAGGAGCATTTATGGATAGATCTATACTGGAAGGAGATCCTCATTCAGTAATAGAAGGAATGATGATAGCTGGATATGCTATTGGAGCTACAGAAGGTCTAGTATATATCAGAGCTGAGTATCCTTTAGCTATTCATAGATTATCAGTTGCTATAGAATCTGCAAGAAAAAAAGGATTTTTAGGAAAAAATATATTAGGAAGCGATTTTGAGTTTGATATTGAATTAAAATTTGGAGCAGGAGCCTTTGTATGTGGAGAAGAAACTGCTCTTATTCATTCAATGGAAGGAAGAAGAGGGGAGCCCACTTCTAAGCCCCCATATCCAGCAGAAAAAGGATTTTGGGATAAACCTACAGTAGTAAATAATGTTGAAACTTTGGTAAATGTACCAGGAATACTTTTACATGGAAAAGAGTGGTTCAGAGAAGTGGGAACTGAAAAATCTCCAGGAACAAAAGTATTTGCTTTAGCAGGAAAAATTAATAATGTGGGACTTGTTGAGGTTCCTATGGGAATAACTTTAAGAGAAATAATATTTGAAATTGGTGGAGGAATCAAAGATAATAAAAAATTTAAGGCAGTACAGACAGGAGGGCCATCTGGAGGATGTCTGACTGAAAAAGACCTTGATACTCCAATAGATTTTGATACTTTAAGTAAAAAAGGTTCTATCATGGGATCTGGAGGAATGGTAGTAATGGATGAAGATGACTGTATGGTTGCCATTGCAAAATTCTTCCTGGAATTTACTCTTGATGAATCTTGTGGGAAATGTACACCTTGCAGAGTGGGAAATACAAGACTTTATGAAATGCTTGATAAAATAACTCAAGGAAGAGGGACATTGGAAGATCTTCATCTTTTACAAGAGTTATCTGAAGGAATAAAAGCAACTTCTCTATGTGGATTGGGGCAAACATCTGCTAATCCTGTTCTTTCTACATTAGCTCAATTTTATGATGAATATGTTGAGCATGTAGTGGATAAGAGATGTGCTGCTGGAGCATGTCAAAAACTTATTACATATTCTATTACAGATAAATGTATTGGATGTACAGCTTGTGCAAGAGTATGTCCAATAGATGCTATTACAGGTACTGTAAAACACAGACATGAAATAAATAATGAAATCTGTATAAAATGTGGAGCTTGCTATGAGACTTGTAAATTCGGTGCAATTGTAAAACTATAATATTTCTGATGAGGTGAACGAATAAAATGAGAATGATAAGACTTAAGATAGATGGAAAAATAGTACTGGCACCAGAAGGGACAACTATACTGAATGCAGCATTAAAAGCTGGTATACATATTCCGCACTTGTGCTATATGCAAATGGATGATA encodes the following:
- a CDS encoding NADH-quinone oxidoreductase subunit NuoF gives rise to the protein MNCNKKILICGGTGCLSSKSDEIKINLEKYIAEYNVKDVEVVLTGCFGFCEKGPIVKIIPENTFYIEVKPEDAEEIIKIDIIDGEKIERLLYVDPKTEERIHDSKDMEFYQKQERRALKNCGVIDPENIDDFLKNDGYKGIEKVLKTMSNRDVIKEIFASGLRGRGGGGFLTGIKWEIASNIKDEQKYIVCNADEGDPGAFMDRSILEGDPHSVIEGMMIAGYAIGATEGLVYIRAEYPLAIHRLSVAIESARKKGFLGKNILGSDFEFDIELKFGAGAFVCGEETALIHSMEGRRGEPTSKPPYPAEKGFWDKPTVVNNVETLVNVPGILLHGKEWFREVGTEKSPGTKVFALAGKINNVGLVEVPMGITLREIIFEIGGGIKDNKKFKAVQTGGPSGGCLTEKDLDTPIDFDTLSKKGSIMGSGGMVVMDEDDCMVAIAKFFLEFTLDESCGKCTPCRVGNTRLYEMLDKITQGRGTLEDLHLLQELSEGIKATSLCGLGQTSANPVLSTLAQFYDEYVEHVVDKRCAAGACQKLITYSITDKCIGCTACARVCPIDAITGTVKHRHEINNEICIKCGACYETCKFGAIVKL
- a CDS encoding NAD(P)H-dependent oxidoreductase subunit E; protein product: MICKDNIGFKELKSYISTFEDKKSALIIVLHKAQEIFGYIPTEVQEFIAEKLEIPVAKVYGVVSFYNFFSMEPKGKYQISVCTGTACYVRGAGKVLENLEKELDIGVGGVTKDGLFSLDCLRCVGACGLAPVVIVGKEVHGKVKPTDIKKLIETYMEKERQENA